In Erpetoichthys calabaricus chromosome 15, fErpCal1.3, whole genome shotgun sequence, one DNA window encodes the following:
- the LOC114666220 gene encoding filensin, translating into MYKTSYKHEVHKKKFERSDTFEEQNYGLGSAIQGWESLQELNGRFAKYINRARVLEQRNAVFRKQLETLHRMEELAGLEEAFTEQIAVNQQRIRELSSDRSKLERDLKDAERMLEEFQNKYRNECEYQQQLRATLDQLNKETDGALLMNLELQIQAQFLQDDINATKDRHKKNLAEIQTYVNILQQIIQSTPRLPVGLSQGPEKLFAPRRLHALQKQLDEYKSTLCQLHAQKHRLQTETLVLEQATKNTQETYDDEIQQYNEQIESLRKETEEAERTLEKYTSECRHLAMYQTSLENELERYKRIIENEDNRLNLAITGSPVTLFPTSYQHSFSPSAATRGKDITQVVQEITNVKPRQKSLTKKITKKKEMVTKDVLVNAAEDSREEALEVDGVQKKKEGEEELHQSVSPTDVPDGAQISKAFDTLCNLVKEKMRRYKKPEGLADFYTKGRYVLVTGEGSYVDPFFCSTSPSSGNVIVTIYQDSLPADEDGSKSTPQPQPQPQPQPQPQPAPTSNKNENDDCKRKDRNGHQEPPTPPCPEINVPPKDPKRENRMPGRSGPATDTMSYEKVEVVESVERFSDDDKVQAYEETAMIVETTIEKTSKKKAADKGS; encoded by the exons ATGTACAAGACCAGTTACAAACATGAAGTGCACAAGAAGAAATTCGAGCGCTCAGACACGTTTGAAGAGCAAAACTACGGCCTGGGGTCTGCCATTCAAGGATGGGAAAGCCTGCAGGAGCTCAATGGCCGCTTTGCCAAGTACATCAACCGAGCCAGGGTGCTGGAGCAAAGAAATGCCGTCTTCAGGAAGCAACTGGAAACCCTGCACCGGATGGAGGAGCTGGCTGGCCTAGAGGAAGCGTTCACTGAACAGATTGCAGTCAACCAACAGAGGATTCGGGAGCTGTCTTCTGACCGTTCCAAGCTGGAGAGGGACCTCAAAGATGCTGAGCGAATGTTGGAGGAGTTTCAGAACAA GTACAGAAACGAATGTGAATATCAGCAGCAACTTCGTGCCACACTGGACCAGCTCAATAAG GAAACTGATGGTGCCTTGTTGATGAACCTGGAGCTGCAGATTCAAGCTCAGTTCCTACAGGATGACATCAATGCAACTAAAGACAGACACAAAAAG AACCTTGCTGAAATTCAGACTTACGTCAACATTTTGCAGCAGATCATCCAGAGCACACCACGTCTGCCTGTGGGGCTCTCCCAG GGTCCAGAGAAGCTATTTGCTCCCAGAAGACTTCATGCCTTGCAGAAGCAGCTGGATGAGTATAAGAGCACCCTCTGCCAGCTGCATGCCCAGAAGCACAGGCTGCAAACTGAG ACTTTAGTTCTGGAGCAggcaacaaaaaacacacaagagaCTTACGATGATGAAATACAGCAATACAATGAGCAAATCGAAAGCCTGCGTAAGGAAACCGAAGAAGCAGAGAGGACTTTGGAGAAGTACACCAGCGAGTGCCGTCACCTGGCCATGTATCAGACCTCCTTGGAGAACGAGCTGGAGAGATACAAGAGAATCATTGAGAACGAGGATAACAG GCTCAATTTGGCAATAACTGGAAGTCCTGTAACCTTGTTTCCCACAAGTTATCAGCACAGCTTTTCACCATCTGCTGCTACTCGAGGTAAAG ATATAACTCAAGTGGTTCAAGAAATTACAAACGTGAAACCCCGGCAGAAAAGCCTCACCAAAAAGATAACGAAGAAAAAGGAAATGGTCACCAAAGATGTGTTGGTCAATGCCGCAGAGGATTCAAGAGAAGAAGCTCTAGAGGTAGATGGTgtccaaaaaaagaaagagggggAGGAGGAGCTCCACCAGAGTGTCAGCCCCACCGATGTGCCTGATGGAGCGCAGATAAGTAAAGCCTTTGATACACTATGCAACCTAGTCAAGGAGAAAATGAGACGATACAAAAAGCCAGAGGGCCTTGCTGACTTTTACACTAAGGGCCGTTATGTACTTGTAACAGGTGAGGGCAGCTACGTAGATCCGTTCTTCTGCTCCACCTCACCATCTTCTGGAAATGTTATTGTCACAATCTACCAAGATTCCTTGCCAGCAGATGAAGATGGCAGCAAATCTACTCCTCAGCCCCAGCCGCAACCCCAGCCACAACCCCAGCCGCAGCCTGCTCCTACGTCTAATAAGAATGAAAATGATGACTGCAAGAGGAAAGATAGAAATGGACACCAAGAACCACCCACTCCTCCCTGTCCAGAAATAAATGTGCCTCCTAAAGATCCCAAGAGAGAGAACAGGATGCCAGGCAGAAGTGGCCCGGCAACCGACACCATGAGCTACGAGAAAGTCGAAGTGGTCGAGTCTGTGGAAAGATTCTCTGATGATGACAAAGTTCAGGCCTATGAGGAAACAGCAATGATAGTAGAGACCACAATAGAGAAAACAAGCAAGAAGAAGGCCGCAGATAAAGGCTCCTAA